A region of bacterium DNA encodes the following proteins:
- a CDS encoding tetratricopeptide repeat protein produces the protein MRTCLIMIAVLFLAAGLQSCAGTAEKRAENRREGEILRDEGFNYLSDGNMERAQFNLTKAVRLIPNDAEAHFGLGTIYLLRTNYELAVEEFERTIDLDKTHGDAYNNLGFTFMKLGRWDEAISACRKAMDQIAYDTPERAMTIIGWSYYKKGEAARALEMLHRALNTRDNQPDIENMIAQIYLEEGRLEKSKAMLLDLLKRVPGFTGARLNMGIVYYKEKDYVAARREFRKVLELTDGQGEEGRLARGYLDLIE, from the coding sequence ATGAGAACCTGCCTGATCATGATCGCTGTTCTTTTTCTCGCGGCCGGGCTCCAGTCATGTGCCGGGACTGCCGAAAAGAGAGCGGAAAACCGCAGGGAGGGGGAGATCCTGCGGGATGAGGGGTTCAACTACCTTTCCGATGGGAATATGGAAAGAGCCCAGTTCAACCTGACCAAGGCCGTGAGGCTGATCCCCAACGACGCGGAGGCCCATTTCGGCCTCGGAACGATCTATCTCCTGCGTACCAATTACGAGCTTGCCGTGGAGGAGTTCGAGCGGACGATCGACCTGGACAAGACCCACGGCGACGCCTACAACAACCTGGGATTTACCTTTATGAAGCTGGGACGCTGGGACGAGGCTATCTCGGCCTGCCGGAAGGCCATGGACCAGATCGCGTACGACACACCGGAAAGGGCCATGACGATCATCGGGTGGTCCTACTACAAAAAGGGCGAGGCCGCCAGGGCCCTCGAGATGCTCCACAGGGCCCTCAACACCAGGGACAACCAGCCGGATATCGAGAACATGATCGCCCAGATCTACCTGGAAGAGGGCAGGCTGGAAAAGTCCAAAGCGATGCTTCTGGACCTGTTGAAACGGGTGCCCGGGTTTACTGGCGCCCGGCTCAACATGGGCATCGTCTACTACAAGGAAAAGGATTACGTCGCCGCCAGGCGCGAATTCAGGAAGGTCCTCGAACTCACGGACGGCCAGGGCGAGGAAGGGCGGCTCGCGAGGGGATACCTTGATCTCATCGAATGA
- a CDS encoding DUF4115 domain-containing protein: MISSNETHEAEKELGERLRSYRTDSGMEIGELAVRTRITARHIAALEEGQLHVLPGQIFIRGFVRSICQELGRDPEPLFAILDGALVAEPQEETDASNGCKRPTPLILSGLVLVALILGGILIHGKGNEEKPARNVTEAAFDTADQSVTEPPEGRQAVQEAVRELDLLIRAIDKTWLRIQPDNAEPWETTMRAGDEIALKATERITLFIGNAGGVLFELNGKRFGPPGAQGQVISNYTITRDEL, translated from the coding sequence TTGATCTCATCGAATGAGACCCATGAGGCCGAAAAGGAACTTGGGGAGAGGCTCAGAAGCTACCGTACCGATTCCGGGATGGAGATCGGTGAACTGGCGGTTCGCACCCGGATCACCGCCCGGCACATCGCTGCCCTGGAGGAAGGACAGCTGCATGTTCTACCGGGCCAGATTTTTATCAGGGGGTTCGTCAGGTCAATTTGCCAGGAACTGGGCCGTGATCCGGAGCCGCTGTTCGCCATCCTCGACGGCGCATTGGTAGCGGAGCCGCAGGAGGAAACCGATGCGAGCAACGGGTGCAAGAGGCCCACTCCTCTCATCCTGTCCGGTCTTGTCCTGGTGGCGCTTATTCTCGGTGGGATCCTGATCCACGGCAAGGGGAATGAGGAAAAGCCGGCTCGCAATGTCACAGAGGCGGCATTTGATACCGCTGACCAGTCCGTGACAGAGCCGCCGGAAGGACGACAGGCGGTCCAGGAGGCGGTCAGGGAACTCGACCTGCTCATAAGAGCCATCGACAAGACATGGCTGCGCATACAGCCGGACAACGCCGAACCGTGGGAAACCACCATGAGGGCAGGGGATGAGATCGCTCTCAAGGCCACTGAAAGGATCACCCTTTTCATAGGGAACGCGGGCGGGGTGCTCTTCGAGCTCAACGGAAAACGTTTCGGCCCGCCGGGAGCACAGGGGCAGGTTATCTCCAACTACACGATCACGAGGGATGAGCTATAA